The proteins below are encoded in one region of Gemmatimonadota bacterium:
- a CDS encoding IS1595 family transposase produces MAGKSFRKGLGIIELMEMFPDEDAARTWFEATRWPNGRTCAHCGSERTSEASHAKMPYWCADCRSYFSVKTGTVMEASKIKLHKWAIAFYQMVTNLKVVSSMKLHRDIGVSYPTALFLSHRIRKAMQGGDPLFSGPVEADETYIGGKEANKHEAKKLHAGRGAVGKSAVAGIKDRNTNQITAMPVETTDARTLQGFVHGHTYSQTVVFTDDARAYVGLRRPHGAVSHSTREFVDGMAHTNGIESFWAMLKRGYNGVYHKMSAKHLNRYVTEFEWRHNVRMEDTIAQMSDLMRGTIGKRLRYREMVA; encoded by the coding sequence ATGGCAGGCAAGTCATTCCGCAAGGGTCTCGGAATCATCGAGTTGATGGAGATGTTCCCCGATGAGGATGCCGCCCGAACGTGGTTTGAGGCAACGCGCTGGCCGAACGGGCGCACCTGCGCCCACTGTGGCAGTGAGCGAACATCCGAGGCATCCCACGCCAAGATGCCGTACTGGTGCGCCGATTGCCGCTCCTACTTCAGCGTGAAGACCGGAACAGTCATGGAGGCCTCCAAAATCAAGTTGCACAAGTGGGCGATTGCCTTCTACCAGATGGTGACAAATCTCAAGGTTGTCAGCTCCATGAAGCTGCATCGTGACATTGGCGTCTCGTACCCAACCGCGCTCTTTCTGAGTCACAGAATCCGCAAGGCGATGCAGGGCGGCGATCCGTTGTTCAGTGGGCCGGTTGAGGCCGACGAAACCTACATCGGCGGCAAGGAAGCCAACAAGCACGAGGCCAAGAAGCTCCATGCCGGACGCGGCGCGGTTGGCAAGTCAGCCGTCGCGGGCATCAAGGACCGCAACACGAACCAGATAACCGCCATGCCCGTTGAGACCACGGATGCCCGCACCTTGCAGGGATTCGTTCACGGCCACACGTACTCCCAGACCGTTGTGTTCACCGACGATGCCCGGGCATACGTCGGCTTGCGCCGCCCGCATGGAGCGGTCAGCCATTCGACGCGTGAGTTTGTTGACGGCATGGCGCATACTAACGGCATCGAGAGTTTCTGGGCGATGCTGAAGCGGGGCTACAACGGGGTGTACCACAAGATGAGTGCCAAGCATCTGAACCGCTACGTCACAGAGTTTGAGTGGCGGCACAACGTGCGGATGGAAGACACCATTGCTCAGATGTCTGACCTCATGCGCGGGACAATCGGCAAGCGGCTTAGGTACAGGGAGATGGTGGCGTGA
- a CDS encoding DUF2513 domain-containing protein, with translation MKRDMQLIKAILKFAEGKPDANPVACPDIPGYTTEQVTYHVGLCAEAGYIKASATMDATYIRYLTWNGHEALDGLRQAP, from the coding sequence GTGAAACGAGATATGCAACTGATAAAGGCCATACTGAAGTTCGCCGAAGGCAAGCCCGACGCCAACCCGGTCGCATGCCCTGATATTCCGGGCTATACGACTGAGCAAGTGACGTACCATGTCGGGCTGTGCGCCGAGGCGGGCTATATCAAAGCCTCTGCGACGATGGACGCTACTTACATCCGGTACCTCACATGGAACGGCCACGAGGCGCTAGACGGCCTGCGCCAAGCACCCTAA